ACCGTAAGGAAATTAGACTCACCTGGTGACCCAATGCCCCTCCTGTTCCTCAGATTCTCATTGAGGGCTGGAGGCAGTTCTGCCTCCATAGTTGGTCTCTGCCCTTTCACCTCATGGTGTTGAAGGAAACGTTGTCTGTTTCTTGCCGCCATTTGATCTACCTTCTGTAAGAGCTCAGAATTGGGCCTGTCCACAAAGATAATAGAATGTCCTCCTCCGCATTTATTTACAAGCTGCCCTAGAATGTGTCTGTCCAGCAAGATCTTGTCCGACATTATTCTGTAGGTGCAGATGAACACAACCATGGTGTGTCTCCAGGCTCTCTCGGACAGAAAGCTCATGTGCTGTTGGGCCCTCTCCACGTCACGCCTCGCGATGCCCACGTCGGGCCCCATGGGCAGTGCCAGCAGGAGAGCGTGCGGCCCTGGAGGGCAAAGGGTCACACTTCTCATGACCTCCTGTTCAACTGCACCACCACCTGTGTGTTCTGAGTCACTGTCCCAGCCTTGGGTCATCACCATGGTGACTGTCCGGCCAGATTCTTCTCGCTCCAAGCACATCGACCCATCGCACCACAGGCCCATAATGTCCTTGCTGACCAAGCCTTTCCATGGGCCAGCCTGTCCCAGTAAGACTATCCGTAGATCTGAAAGTGAAGGGAATCCGCAAGATGAGACAGGAGTGTGGTCTATCTCAGGGGTTCTCAATGTTTTTGGTTCCAAGGACCCCTTTTGGGGGAGAACATTTTCCGAGGGCCCCCTCATAATCGTAACAATTAAGCATGCCATTTGTATTCTCTGCAGTTGTGGCCAGGTCCACTATCCCATGTTTTTTGGCAGATGTGCAACTTCATCTTTTGTCAGTTTTGGTTTTTCTGTCACTTTACAACATGGATTGACTCAAACATTTCTACACATTCATCAGCTAGCTGGCTAACAAATAAGCCAAGCTAAGCAGTAGTAGGAATGGTTCTTCATGACCTAAGTGAAGTTCAATGTAGAGCAAATAGacacaatttgcttgttttatggGTGAAAAGTGGCATCATCTGTagacatcatctgttttaaaatgataaaactCAACTTTATAATTTCAAGCAAATTATTTTGCGGACCCCCTGGCTATGGGTCCccggaccccactttgagaaccactggtctataTGATCAATCGTTATGGCAGAAAGCACAGTAAACACTTACCATGTTTAGGCACGTATCCACGGTCCATCttgatatttgttttgtttcaacAGGCTCTTCTGACACtatctgtgtgtatgggggtagATGTAGGTAATGGCTCAGTGTTAGACAGACAGGAAAGACAGTCTGGTAAAGTACAGACTAAACAACAATGCAGCTAATGTTAAGCTTTAGTAATGTGTTATCATGCAGTTCAACAGTTATTTCAGTTTCAGTATTAAACTTGCCATAGCATCTTTAAAGTATACATACCCTTGACCATATCTAATGATTGGCATGGGTCATCTctgaatgcaaatcaaaccagcttaggctaactgaaataaaacatacatatatttgcattgtaatgatttttagatgATGGATGACCCGTCTAAAGACTGTTAAATGTAACTGTCTGTAAAAATGTGACTGTTTTGTAATACATCACCTTGAGGATGTTCTTTCTTGATACTGAAATGTACATTCTGTTCTGTTCAGTCTAAAGTATTCCCATCATATCACAGAGTATGTGACTGAACCCAAAAGTTTGTTTGGGAAACTTTGAAACCACCTTGCAAAACTAGTTTGTCCCTGCACATCATGTCACGAGACACTTTGAGAAGCAACCCAGTCAGTTTCTCtttcatttcttcttttttttaaaataaataaataaataaaatgaagagAAAGTAGGCATTACATTGGCatgatggtgtggtgtggactccagctgttttgttgtgtgttgtgtcatgGAACACAGTAGCCATAGTGCTGATACAGAGTACTGGAGTGAAGGGCCTGATGAAAGGGATCATTCAACTCTGATGATCTACAAGTCTTCAATGactacacacatttctctatcTGTTCCATGGTCATTCCTGTATTACTGGGCATGGCATTGTGGCCAGTGGTGTTCTGGTATCCCCCTCTGTTTGGAGATGGTTTCAGTTTCACTCTTTTATGCTGTCACACACGTAACTCATGCCTTCACATTTAGCTCTTCATGTTATATAATTGTATTACTTTACATTATTATAGCCTACTCATATGGTCTTCATGAAAATGTTTCTTTAGCACATGGTACAATATAATTACACAATGTACAATACATCAAAATATTTTTCCTTGTTCAACGTTTTGGCATAAAACACACACCGATTTTTGTAAACTTCCTTATGAAGAACAGGAcctagagagagagcagagaaatgGAAGAGTTTGTGTAGGAGCCATTTATATCCACCTTTAGTTAGGTTAATTTAGTTATTACTTATTTTAGCCACTTGGGGGATTATTGCACTGGGTGTGACACGTCACTGGAAATTAGGTATATTTACAGGCAATCAATTAGGCAAAGGTGTGGATGGCGGGGAACACACGGTTCTTACCGTAGCCGTGAGCACCCACTCCACCGACAGCACGCCACAGCAATTTATTTATTAGCACAACAGCACTTTATTAATCAGCACTGGGCAAAGTACCATTTTATGTAAGATACCTTTTGATATCTTTATAATAAACGGGAACACCACCCAAAGAGAGCTAATGCCTGGACCTAGGATTCTTTCTGCTACACGTTGAGAACACCATGCCATCCATGCCGAGGCTTATAGGATAGCCTCCacagtttgagagagagagagaggtgtgagagagagagagattggatgcaacataaaacaattatCATTTTCGAGTCCTTATTAATGCCAACATTTTACATTAATGAATCTCTCGGTGTGCTTGGTTTTCCGGTGTGAGCAGTGTATGCTGGATATTTCTCTTACCCTTCGCTTTCAAGTAAGCTCGCGGAAATTCTCAAGGGGTAAGACAGAGAATTGGGATTGGGCCTAAAGCTGCTCCCCCACTGCTCCTCATTACTCTGGTTGATCTGATGTAAACTATGACCAGCAAGAT
This window of the Alosa alosa isolate M-15738 ecotype Scorff River chromosome 7, AALO_Geno_1.1, whole genome shotgun sequence genome carries:
- the LOC125297917 gene encoding GTPase IMAP family member 4-like translates to MDRGYVPKHDLRIVLLGQAGPWKGLVSKDIMGLWCDGSMCLEREESGRTVTMVMTQGWDSDSEHTGGGAVEQEVMRSVTLCPPGPHALLLALPMGPDVGIARRDVERAQQHMSFLSERAWRHTMVVFICTYRIMSDKILLDRHILGQLVNKCGGGHSIIFVDRPNSELLQKVDQMAARNRQRFLQHHEVKGQRPTMEAELPPALNENLRNRRGIGSPGPRPGTTA